In a genomic window of Brettanomyces nanus chromosome 1, complete sequence:
- the GEP4 gene encoding Phosphatidylglycerophosphatase gep4 mitochondrial (BUSCO:EOG093440CR) has translation MLGANLSGTLNTLRLLTRPELCIPHLAIPTFNDLPVPIVISGRGPIKAVVLDKDNCFAKPYENRVWPQYADKWTQLTRCYPGSRLLIVSNTAGTEDDKDYKQAKVIELNTGIPVLRHSTKKPGCWNEIIMYFKQKGVCDSSRDIAVVGDRLFTDILMANLMGSSGVWISTGVIQSNSWIVNFEKDVYRTVKSRNT, from the coding sequence ATGCTCGGTGCTAATTTGAGTGGAACTTTAAATACTCTTCGACTTCTAACTAGACCCGAACTATGTATACCACATTTGGCTATTCCTACATTCAACGATCTCCCGGTACCTATAGTGATTTCCGGAAGAGGTCCAATTAAAGCCGTAGTTTTAGACAAGGACAACTGTTTTGCCAAACCTTACGAAAACAGGGTGTGGCCTCAATATGCTGATAAGTGGACACAGTTGACTCGATGTTATCCGGGTTCTCGGCTCCTCATAGTCAGTAATACAGCAGGTACTGAGGATGATAAGGACTATAAGCAGGCAAAAGTTATCGAGCTAAACACAGGGATCCCTGTTTTACGTCATTCAACTAAAAAGCCAGGCTGTTGGAACGAAATTATTATGTATTTCAAACAAAAAGGTGTATGCGATTCGTCACGTGACATCGCTGTGGTTGGTGATCGACTTTTCACAGATATCCTTATGGCCAACTTGATGGGATCTTCTGGAGTTTGGATATCAACAGGAGTGATTCAATCGAATAGTTGGATAGTTAATTTCGAAAAAGATGTATATAGGACGGTGAAAAGTAGAAATACATAG